The Toxorhynchites rutilus septentrionalis strain SRP chromosome 3, ASM2978413v1, whole genome shotgun sequence genome includes a region encoding these proteins:
- the LOC129774860 gene encoding UDP-glucose 4-epimerase-like, with the protein MTGESKGTVLVTGGAGYIGSHTVVSLLEAGYGVVALDNFTNSVNSVKNESVALKRVEEITGKKITFFRCDLLDKAALEAIFKSHKIESVIHFAALKAVGESMSNPLLYYKNNMIGMINLLEVMDSYGIYKMVFSSSCTVYGEPDTLPITEENPTGDVTNVYGRTKYFIEEMLKDAVRADPKWNIIALRYFNPVGAHKSGKIGEDPTKQFTNLMPYISQVAIGKKEVLTIFGNDYNTPDGTGVRDYVHVMDLATGHVAALDKLERVHLGLKMYNLGTGKGVSVMELIHTFERVNNVSIPYVIQERRTGDISAMYANATLAERELGWKAVHSVEEMCEDFWRWQQMNPNGYKSEQINGH; encoded by the exons ATGACGGGCGAGAGCAAAGGCACAGTGTTGGTGACCGGCGGAGCAGGTTACATTGGATCGCACACAGTCGTGTCCCTTCTCGAGGCTGGTTATGGGGTTGTGGCGCTCGACAACTTCACCAATTCGGTGAACTCGGTCAAAAACGAATCCGTAGCGTTGAAACGCGTGGAGGAAATCACCGGCAAGAAGATAACATTCTTCCGCTGTGATCTGCTCGACAAGGCTGCACTGGAGGCAATTTTCAAGTCGCACAAGATCGAATCAGTGATACATTTTGCTGCGTTGAAAGCCGTCGGGGAATCGATGTCCAATCCTTTGCTCTACTACAAGAACAATATGATAGGGATGATTAACTTGTTGGAGGTGATGGATAGCTACGGTATCTATAAGATGGTCTTTTCAAGCTCGTGCACGGTCTATGGAGAACCGGATACACTGCCCATAACGGAGGAGAATCCTACCGGAGATGTTACTAATGTTTACGGCAGAACAAAGTACTTCATCGAAGAAATGTTGAAAGATGCGGTCCGAGCAGATCCCAAATGGAATATAATAGCGCTGCGATACTTCAACCCGGTAGGGGCGCATAAATCTGGGAAAATCGGAGAGGATCCAACAAAGCAGTTCACTAATCTTATGCCATACATTAGTCAAGTGGCAATTGGGAAGAAGGAAGTTCTCACCATTTTCGGAAATGATTACAACACACCAGACGGGACCG GAGTGAGAGATTATGTTCACGTAATGGACCTGGCAACCGGACATGTAGCTGCTTTGGACAAACTGGAACGTGTACATTTGGGGTTGAAG ATGTACAACCTTGGAACTGGAAAAGGTGTATCCGTAATGGAATTGATTCATACTTTCGAGAGGGTTAACAACGTTAGCATACCGTACGTGATTCAGGAAAGGCGAACCGGAGATATTTCCGCGATGTATGCTAATGCAACTTTAGCGGAACGTGAACTCGGATGGAAGGCGGTGCATAGCGTTGAAGAGATGT GTGAAGACTTCTGGCGATGGCAGCAAATGAACCCGAACGGATACAAAAGCGAACAAATCAATGGCCATTAA
- the LOC129774859 gene encoding N(6)-adenine-specific methyltransferase METTL4 has product MADHFLSDEIVYIEHKACVDKVYASHKFYDASIKSAALKSDLFQIVVPYDDKHGKAEDSLEPKPKKRKKALNRFDDTSLKIQRTYVEFLSLMEKNLMRPIELRNTSALEFVDAFTRTDRYDSSAHFEGANNSRYIVMSEFSGQSYLIPPNCRFFNTDISKMAHLPLGDDKFDFIVIDPPWWNKYIRRVKAANSKVGYSMLDNETIQKIPLEKHIHDYTIVVIWCTNSPTHINAIKEQFLKKWKLRLVGNWYWIKITKSGQPVCNFNESNKKQPYEQIFIATSENNSKCELPYERFLYSVPSALHSNKPPLLDIFHDLLPDHPKCLEIFARNVYPNFTSIGTEVLKLQNVRLFDVIKQES; this is encoded by the exons ATGGCTGATCATTTTTTATCAGacgaaattgtttatatagaaCACAAGGCTTGTGTCGATAAAGTCTATGCATCCCATAAGTTCTACGACGCTAGTATTAAAAGTGCTGCTCTGAAAAGTGATCTTTTCCAAATAGTCGTCCCCTACGACGATAAACATGGTAAGGCTGAAGATAGTCTGGAACCGAAACCAAAGAAACGGAAGAAGGCGCTAAATCGATTTGATGATACCTCGTTGAAG ATACAAAGAACTTATGTGGAATTTCTGAGTTTGATGGAAAAGAATTTGATGCGCCCCATCGAATTGAGGAACACATCTGCACTCGAGTTTGTTGATGCCTTCACTCGGACTGACCGATATGATTCCAGTGCGCATTTTGAGGGAGCCAATAACTCCCGATATATCGTAATGAGTGAATTTTCTGGCCAGTCGTATTTGATACCACCGAATTGTCGTTTCTTCAATACTGACATAAGTAAAATGGCTCATCTTCCGCTGGGTGAcgacaaatttgattttattgtaATAGATCCGCCCTGGTGGAATAAATATATCAGAAGAGTAAAAGCCGCTAACAGTAAGGTAGGATACAGCATGCTCGATAATGAAACTATTCAGAAAATACCTTTGGAGAAGCATATCCACGATTACACCATCGTGGTTATTTGGTGCACAAATTCGCCAACCCATATCAATGCAATCAAAGAACAATTTCTTAAAAAATGGAAGCTGCGGCTAGTGGGCAATTGGTATTGGATTAAAATTACCAAGAGTGGGCAGCCTGTATGCAATTTCAACGAAAGCAATAAGAAACAACCTTATGAGCAAATTTTTATTGCTACTAGTGAGAACAATTCCAAATGTGAGTTGCCTTATGAAAGATTCCTCTATAGCGTACCGAGTGCGTTGCATTCCAATAAACCGCCGCTGTTGG ATATATTTCATGATTTGCTTCCTGATCATCCGAAATGTTTGGAGATATTCGCTAGAAACGTTTACCCAAATTTCACCTCAATTGGGACAGAAGTACTAAAATTACAGAATGTGAGACTGTTCGATGTGATAAAACAAGAATCATAA